One genomic segment of Clostridium saccharoperbutylacetonicum N1-4(HMT) includes these proteins:
- a CDS encoding GyrI-like domain-containing protein — translation MAILKKIEFVEFGPFKIIGKKIRTKIENFNPVFQSKYQTIPSLWQQCFSDGTFDTLMNMKEYCSPETPDGYEGYMRDFCEKDGTFTYIAGFFMKENAPVLDGFASYEVPACTIAKAWIEGEENDIYPNAHQLTVEAISKNGYVVDWANYFSCEVYTDLRFSIPKNNGQKILILDFYIPCKKNI, via the coding sequence ATGGCAATATTAAAAAAAATTGAATTTGTTGAGTTTGGTCCATTTAAGATTATCGGAAAGAAAATTAGAACAAAGATAGAAAACTTTAACCCTGTTTTTCAATCCAAGTATCAAACTATACCTTCATTATGGCAGCAATGCTTTTCTGATGGAACATTTGATACTCTTATGAATATGAAGGAATACTGTTCACCTGAAACACCAGATGGCTATGAAGGGTATATGAGGGATTTCTGTGAAAAGGATGGAACATTCACTTACATTGCAGGTTTTTTTATGAAGGAAAATGCTCCTGTTCTTGATGGATTTGCTTCTTATGAGGTGCCAGCTTGCACTATTGCAAAGGCATGGATTGAGGGTGAAGAAAATGATATTTATCCCAATGCACATCAGTTAACCGTTGAAGCAATTAGTAAAAATGGATATGTTGTTGATTGGGCGAATTATTTTTCATGTGAAGTATATACTGATTTACGTTTTAGTATACCTAAAAATAATGGACAAAAGATTTTAATACTTGATTTTTATATACCGTGTAAGAAAAATATATGA
- a CDS encoding GNAT family N-acetyltransferase, with product MIVLSKNPYEQFPHIVADEITLRKIVVSDLDSLFEIYSNEKLFQYSPVMLKKNKDTVANMIGHFERDFNKRKEIFLGICLNSEPNNIVGVAEIFDYSHDVNMITIGYRLNDRFWGKGIATKTVKAMTDYFFNDIGINRIQAFVMPENIKSQNVLQRNSFVKEGIIRQGFVWKGQGVVDLILYSLLKSDTSE from the coding sequence ATGATAGTTTTGAGTAAAAATCCATACGAACAATTTCCACATATTGTAGCAGATGAAATAACATTAAGAAAAATTGTAGTTTCTGACCTTGACAGCCTTTTTGAAATATATAGCAATGAAAAGCTTTTTCAATACTCTCCTGTAATGCTTAAAAAGAATAAAGATACTGTTGCTAATATGATAGGACATTTTGAAAGAGATTTTAATAAAAGAAAAGAGATATTTCTTGGAATCTGCCTAAATAGTGAGCCTAACAATATTGTTGGTGTAGCTGAAATATTTGACTACTCTCATGATGTAAACATGATAACAATAGGTTACAGACTCAATGACAGATTTTGGGGAAAAGGAATCGCTACAAAGACTGTTAAGGCAATGACAGATTATTTCTTTAATGATATTGGCATTAATCGCATACAAGCCTTTGTTATGCCAGAAAATATTAAATCGCAGAATGTATTACAAAGAAATAGTTTTGTTAAAGAGGGAATAATCAGGCAAGGGTTTGTTTGGAAAGGACAAGGTGTTGTTGACTTGATATTATATTCTTTATTGAAGTCTGACACTTCAGAATAA
- a CDS encoding MerR family transcriptional regulator codes for MNKYTRKDLSELFNIGKETLRYYENINLIPNPIRNESGYRVYSEDDLLRINFIVRMKNYGFSLREISDLIKMVSDDKCAHQDKLVDYIDNKIIVAQNQIKELYRLIELLNKVKENKHLGECDFFKFLVNNS; via the coding sequence TTGAATAAATATACGCGAAAGGATTTATCAGAATTATTTAATATAGGAAAAGAAACTTTGAGATATTATGAAAACATAAATCTGATACCTAATCCAATTAGGAATGAAAGTGGTTATAGAGTCTATTCTGAGGATGATTTATTAAGAATTAATTTTATTGTTCGAATGAAAAATTATGGATTCAGTTTAAGAGAGATATCTGATTTGATTAAAATGGTTAGTGATGATAAATGTGCTCATCAAGATAAATTAGTAGATTATATTGATAATAAGATAATTGTAGCCCAAAATCAAATTAAAGAATTATATCGATTAATAGAATTATTAAATAAAGTAAAAGAAAATAAGCATTTAGGTGAATGTGATTTCTTTAAATTTTTAGTAAATAATTCTTGA
- a CDS encoding flavodoxin family protein, whose translation MKIIAINGSPRKNGNTGILLNKALDGAASNGAETEMIHLYDLNYKGCKSCFACKLKNGNSYGQCAINDEISPILKKIKEVNAIIWGTPIYLGSITGEIKSFMERLIFPYLTYDENYSSLFGKRISVGLIYTFGVNEQRLEQTRWKEFLENNEFLLGRYFGKTESIFVTDTYQFDDYSKYVSAAFNASEKLKRRKEVFPEDCKKAFELGKRLVRIR comes from the coding sequence ATGAAAATAATTGCTATTAATGGAAGTCCAAGAAAAAACGGTAATACAGGAATTTTGCTAAATAAAGCTCTTGATGGAGCAGCTTCAAATGGAGCTGAAACAGAAATGATCCATTTATATGATTTAAATTATAAGGGATGTAAAAGCTGTTTTGCATGTAAATTAAAAAATGGTAATAGTTATGGGCAATGTGCTATTAATGATGAAATAAGTCCAATACTAAAAAAAATTAAAGAGGTAAATGCTATAATTTGGGGTACACCTATATATTTAGGATCAATTACAGGTGAAATAAAGTCTTTTATGGAACGATTAATTTTTCCATATTTAACTTATGATGAAAATTATTCTTCACTTTTTGGTAAAAGAATTTCTGTAGGATTAATTTATACATTTGGAGTTAATGAACAAAGATTAGAACAAACAAGATGGAAAGAATTTCTTGAAAATAATGAATTTTTATTGGGAAGATATTTTGGAAAAACAGAATCAATTTTTGTAACTGATACTTATCAATTTGATGATTATTCAAAATATGTTTCAGCAGCTTTTAATGCAAGTGAAAAATTAAAACGTAGAAAAGAAGTGTTTCCGGAAGATTGCAAAAAGGCATTTGAATTAGGAAAACGACTAGTGCGAATACGATAA
- a CDS encoding cupin domain-containing protein, whose translation MNNISNINNIPKEYMYDPDFNSKLKTILIGDAIGCEKIYVNIDYVKPGAESVKYHSHSKQEEFYFIMSGKGLLRIDGEEILIKTGDVISAPAGKDNGHQFINNSSEILQILDIGTREKDDIITYPDENVFLIKDKGLVFNIDDSIEGWSSEPNE comes from the coding sequence ATGAATAATATATCTAATATCAATAATATTCCCAAAGAGTATATGTATGACCCTGATTTCAACTCTAAATTGAAAACAATATTAATAGGTGATGCTATTGGTTGTGAAAAGATTTATGTGAACATAGATTATGTAAAACCAGGTGCTGAAAGCGTAAAATATCATTCACATTCAAAACAAGAAGAATTCTATTTTATAATGAGTGGAAAAGGTTTATTAAGAATAGATGGTGAAGAAATACTAATAAAAACAGGTGATGTTATTTCAGCACCTGCTGGTAAAGACAATGGACATCAGTTTATAAATAATAGTTCAGAAATATTGCAGATACTTGATATAGGCACTCGTGAAAAAGATGATATTATTACATATCCTGATGAAAATGTGTTTTTAATTAAAGATAAAGGTTTAGTGTTTAATATTGACGATAGTATTGAAGGTTGGTCTTCTGAACCAAATGAATAA
- a CDS encoding choloylglycine hydrolase family protein, translating into MCTAITLQSMQGENFFGRTMDFSHSIKPGVYVIPINYEWDSLATRKKYIDIYSFICMGQETDGMLGFFDGVNERGFAAAVLYFAGYAYYDLPINDKEQIASLDFLHYILGRCSSVDDLRALLKNIYIVGIQDPVTKTTAPLHWIATDKSGKTVVIEQTKTGLEVIDNPIGVMANSPDFNWHITNLRNYMNVSTNQKKEVHWGNVSLTPFGQGAGTTQLPGGFTSPERFVRTAFLKTHVQTPKTSSETLMTCFHIINNVFIPKGIVVTDKGADDYTKYIAFMNTNTCEYYFKTYGNNQILRASLWNYNINSEQPIFLGNIPFI; encoded by the coding sequence ATGTGTACTGCTATTACATTACAATCTATGCAAGGAGAAAATTTTTTTGGAAGAACCATGGATTTTTCTCATTCCATTAAACCTGGAGTTTATGTGATACCCATAAATTATGAATGGGATAGCCTTGCAACAAGAAAAAAATACATTGATATCTATAGCTTTATTTGTATGGGGCAAGAAACTGATGGTATGTTAGGTTTTTTCGATGGTGTAAATGAACGAGGATTTGCTGCCGCAGTCTTATACTTTGCAGGCTATGCTTATTATGATTTACCTATAAATGATAAAGAGCAGATTGCTTCTCTAGATTTTCTACATTATATTTTAGGACGTTGTAGTTCCGTGGATGATTTACGGGCTTTATTAAAAAACATCTATATAGTAGGAATACAAGATCCCGTTACCAAAACAACTGCTCCTCTACATTGGATTGCTACTGATAAAAGTGGCAAAACTGTTGTTATTGAGCAAACTAAAACAGGTCTTGAAGTAATTGATAATCCCATAGGAGTCATGGCCAATAGTCCCGATTTTAATTGGCATATAACCAATCTAAGAAATTATATGAATGTATCGACTAATCAAAAAAAAGAAGTTCATTGGGGAAATGTATCATTAACTCCTTTTGGTCAGGGGGCAGGGACCACACAGCTTCCAGGAGGCTTCACATCCCCCGAGCGTTTCGTTCGTACAGCATTTCTAAAAACTCATGTGCAAACTCCGAAAACCAGTTCCGAAACACTTATGACATGTTTTCATATTATTAATAACGTTTTTATTCCAAAGGGTATTGTAGTAACTGATAAGGGAGCTGATGATTATACAAAATATATTGCTTTTATGAATACTAATACATGTGAATATTATTTCAAAACCTATGGGAATAACCAAATCCTAAGGGCAAGTCTTTGGAATTATAATATTAATAGTGAGCAACCAATCTTTCTTGGAAATATTCCATTTATTTAA
- a CDS encoding sugar ABC transporter substrate-binding protein, with product MLKSPENITVTAARSLYSISTINQSGIKTQEILSKTCNWNEKCAEDSIKLLFLSYGCAS from the coding sequence ATGCTAAAGAGTCCAGAAAATATTACAGTGACAGCTGCAAGAAGTTTATATTCTATTTCAACCATTAATCAATCTGGAATAAAAACTCAAGAAATTCTATCCAAGACTTGTAATTGGAATGAGAAATGTGCAGAAGATTCCATTAAACTACTATTTTTAAGCTATGGATGCGCCAGCTGA
- a CDS encoding substrate-binding domain-containing protein translates to MKIFKTLFLFLIIIIVTIMSLSYTKIHANSQVVPQKQIKTAVLLFSFDDPYIYLVRKGLEEIQNKNTSSVNFTFYDGKRNQDIQNTILDSVLQSDYVLLLLNLVNLDQGTIESVIYKAKQKNIPIILFNTVPFEISPIKSYNKALVISTDAIQSGIL, encoded by the coding sequence ATGAAAATATTCAAAACTCTATTCTTATTTCTTATTATAATTATAGTGACTATCATGTCACTATCTTATACTAAAATACATGCTAATTCACAAGTTGTTCCGCAAAAACAAATTAAAACAGCTGTATTATTATTTAGTTTTGATGATCCTTATATTTATTTAGTTCGTAAAGGACTAGAAGAAATTCAAAATAAAAACACTAGTAGTGTCAATTTTACATTCTATGATGGTAAAAGAAATCAGGACATACAAAATACTATTTTAGATTCGGTTCTTCAAAGTGATTATGTTCTATTGTTATTAAACTTAGTCAATTTAGATCAAGGTACAATTGAATCAGTTATCTACAAAGCAAAGCAAAAAAATATTCCAATAATCTTATTTAATACAGTACCATTTGAAATAAGTCCTATTAAATCTTATAATAAAGCTCTAGTTATATCGACTGATGCTATTCAATCAGGTATTTTATAA
- a CDS encoding TetR/AcrR family transcriptional regulator: MNVKTNSIEIAKIAGISIGCFYSYFKDKDAVFYEILDFYNKNFLEIVNNIPNIIEIHKGDKKGGMLLIANKLIMIHESSKDLNRELNILYNSNAKVASVVDEQHKKIRNIIREWLGFHENDIKVTDIDSAIIIIEEISNSIINRIVFKKDDIDSNRILNAGIEAINKYLFS; this comes from the coding sequence GTGAATGTTAAAACTAATTCTATTGAAATAGCTAAAATTGCTGGTATTTCTATAGGATGTTTTTATTCTTATTTCAAAGATAAAGATGCAGTATTTTATGAAATTTTAGATTTTTATAATAAAAATTTTTTAGAAATAGTCAATAATATACCAAATATTATAGAAATTCACAAGGGTGACAAAAAAGGAGGGATGCTTCTAATTGCGAATAAACTTATAATGATTCATGAATCTTCAAAAGACCTAAACAGAGAACTTAATATATTATATAATTCAAATGCTAAAGTAGCATCTGTGGTTGATGAGCAACATAAAAAAATAAGAAATATTATTAGGGAATGGTTAGGTTTTCACGAAAATGATATTAAAGTTACGGATATAGATTCAGCAATTATTATTATAGAGGAGATTAGTAATTCAATTATAAACAGAATTGTATTTAAAAAAGATGATATAGATTCTAATAGAATATTAAATGCTGGTATAGAGGCAATAAATAAGTATTTATTTAGTTAA
- a CDS encoding class I SAM-dependent methyltransferase — MNEKSSMTALACAFVRAYHAKNSKVKIFDDYVAEKLLTKDEYQEMSFRMAQSIKYFNPTFSGSDKEALEWIVDTQFSSVLSRAVYTEKMLENAIKHGAKQYLIFGAGFDTFAYRQSDYAHKLQIFEIDHPLTSLDKQERVKPIIKNKITNLNYISADLAKEEWQNILLSCPMFDNSKVSFCSLLGISYYLTKSDFKKLVSTISQLIPNGSSIVFDYPTQETHTTSEKNVEKIKDIVNSVGETMLAEYCYTEIKEILSNNGILVYEHLEPEQITEQYFKEYNLANSKQLITASYNVNYCLGIKNNSKTLL, encoded by the coding sequence ATGAACGAAAAAAGTAGTATGACAGCGCTAGCGTGTGCATTTGTACGGGCATATCATGCAAAGAATAGCAAAGTAAAGATATTTGATGACTATGTGGCAGAAAAACTTCTTACTAAGGATGAATATCAGGAAATGTCTTTTAGGATGGCACAAAGCATAAAATATTTTAATCCAACTTTCAGTGGCAGTGATAAAGAAGCTTTAGAATGGATAGTTGATACTCAGTTTTCATCAGTACTCAGTAGAGCTGTATACACAGAAAAAATGCTTGAAAATGCTATTAAACATGGTGCTAAACAATATTTAATTTTTGGAGCAGGTTTTGATACTTTTGCTTATAGACAATCTGATTATGCACACAAACTGCAAATATTTGAAATAGATCATCCTTTAACCAGTTTGGATAAACAGGAGAGGGTGAAGCCTATTATTAAAAACAAGATTACAAATCTAAATTATATTTCAGCTGATTTAGCAAAAGAAGAATGGCAAAATATTCTACTTTCGTGTCCTATGTTTGATAATTCTAAAGTAAGTTTTTGCAGTTTGTTAGGAATTAGTTACTATTTAACAAAAAGTGATTTCAAAAAATTAGTTAGCACAATTTCACAACTTATTCCAAATGGAAGTAGTATAGTATTTGATTATCCAACTCAAGAAACACATACAACTAGCGAAAAAAATGTAGAGAAAATAAAAGATATAGTAAACTCTGTGGGTGAAACTATGTTGGCTGAATATTGTTATACAGAGATAAAAGAAATTCTTTCAAATAATGGAATTTTGGTTTATGAGCATTTGGAACCCGAACAAATCACCGAACAATATTTTAAGGAATATAATTTGGCTAATTCAAAGCAGTTAATAACAGCGTCTTATAATGTAAATTATTGTTTGGGAATTAAGAACAATTCTAAAACTTTACTGTAA
- a CDS encoding alpha/beta fold hydrolase: MSLIKVNGINLNVKIQGEGEPLILIHGLGCDSTKWGNEIHRFSKNFRTILLDCRGHGKSDKPDSYTLNDHIQDILSIMDIFGFETVNLYGVSMGSYIAQGVAISQPHRIKKLILTVPKSNGLTSSTQRLITEHATELEGLNEQEKLIFFYKYMAYNPEIFLKYPNLLKSSLTHKQTIAANKALEGFDYRSELYKITAKTLVISGKYDGLNPPYDGKLCASLITNATFIEMQYSGHIPMLEEPEIYRNIIDKFLSE, translated from the coding sequence ATGTCACTGATTAAAGTAAATGGAATAAACTTAAATGTTAAAATACAAGGGGAGGGAGAGCCTTTAATACTTATACATGGACTTGGTTGTGATAGTACAAAATGGGGCAACGAAATTCATAGGTTTTCTAAAAATTTTAGAACGATTTTATTAGACTGTAGAGGACATGGAAAATCCGATAAGCCAGATAGTTATACATTAAATGATCATATTCAAGATATTTTATCTATAATGGATATTTTTGGATTTGAGACAGTAAATCTTTATGGAGTTTCAATGGGAAGTTATATTGCACAAGGTGTAGCAATTTCACAACCTCATAGAATAAAAAAATTAATTTTAACCGTTCCTAAATCAAATGGTTTAACATCATCAACTCAAAGATTGATTACGGAACATGCAACAGAATTAGAAGGGTTAAATGAGCAAGAAAAATTAATCTTTTTTTATAAATATATGGCTTATAATCCAGAAATATTTTTAAAATATCCGAATCTTCTTAAAAGTTCATTAACACATAAACAAACTATAGCAGCAAATAAAGCATTAGAAGGTTTTGATTATAGAAGTGAATTGTATAAGATAACAGCCAAAACTCTTGTTATAAGTGGTAAATATGATGGGCTAAATCCACCTTATGATGGAAAATTATGTGCTTCACTGATAACAAATGCAACCTTCATTGAAATGCAATATTCAGGGCATATACCTATGCTTGAGGAACCAGAAATATATAGAAACATAATTGACAAATTCTTAAGTGAATAA
- a CDS encoding class I SAM-dependent methyltransferase, producing MILAAEKELEVCGVDFSETSIEMAKKIATEQGIKRKL from the coding sequence TTGATATTGGCTGCGGAAAAGGAACTTGAAGTTTGTGGTGTAGACTTTTCAGAAACATCAATAGAAATGGCTAAAAAAATAGCTACAGAACAGGGGATAAAAAGAAAATTATGA
- a CDS encoding hemolysin XhlA family protein, which yields MNDELAKDKLVRCETRLNKHGDRLDKLGRELKTELKNLCEDLKNLTSMMK from the coding sequence ATGAATGACGAATTGGCAAAAGATAAATTAGTGAGGTGTGAAACTAGACTTAATAAACATGGTGATAGGCTAGATAAACTTGGAAGGGAGCTTAAAACAGAACTTAAGAACTTATGTGAAGATCTTAAAAATTTAACTAGTATGATGAAGTGA
- a CDS encoding GH25 family lysozyme: MKGLDVSNLNGNINFNQVKVDCVEVVYIKATEGTTYTDSYLETNYSNAHYAGLKTGFYHFLAVTNSPETQATSFYNATKNKTNDLIPMLDIEIKFDGLMDYVIRFINKFKELSNFPIGVYTYTGFMDNIYNRIANYPLWEANYNDDPWNLPSNSIWSARAGHQYTESGQVSGINTKCDINDGILIKTTGYVRTDYLPNGYRGDGSFEGVDLEYVLSYFKGFRCYVRSDSKGIWLETQILPIEKC; encoded by the coding sequence ATGAAAGGTTTAGATGTAAGTAACCTTAATGGAAATATAAATTTTAACCAGGTAAAAGTAGATTGTGTCGAAGTTGTCTATATAAAAGCTACAGAAGGGACAACATATACAGATAGTTATCTAGAGACAAATTATTCAAATGCTCATTACGCAGGACTAAAGACTGGCTTTTATCACTTTTTAGCGGTGACTAATTCTCCTGAGACTCAGGCAACTAGTTTTTATAACGCTACTAAGAATAAAACAAATGATCTTATTCCAATGTTAGACATAGAAATAAAATTTGACGGATTAATGGACTATGTTATTAGATTTATAAATAAGTTTAAAGAGCTATCAAATTTTCCTATAGGAGTTTATACTTATACTGGATTTATGGATAATATATATAATAGAATTGCAAATTATCCATTATGGGAAGCTAATTATAATGATGATCCATGGAACTTACCAAGTAATTCTATATGGAGTGCTAGAGCTGGACACCAGTATACAGAAAGTGGTCAAGTAAGTGGCATTAATACCAAATGTGATATTAATGATGGTATATTAATCAAAACAACTGGTTATGTAAGAACAGATTACCTTCCTAATGGTTATCGTGGAGATGGTAGTTTTGAAGGGGTAGATTTAGAATATGTATTGAGTTATTTCAAGGGTTTTAGATGCTATGTTAGATCAGATTCTAAAGGAATATGGCTTGAAACTCAAATCTTACCTATAGAAAAATGTTAA